The Entelurus aequoreus isolate RoL-2023_Sb linkage group LG11, RoL_Eaeq_v1.1, whole genome shotgun sequence genome includes the window CTAGAATATGCCTGTATTAactgtaataccggtataccgcccagcccttCTCTCGCGTGAACAACCACAACTTTTGTTGACTAGGTATTAGCTTCCTGTGTGTAGTAccatggaacctcgatttacgaacttactTATTTCTTAAACAGAGGTTATATATTAAAGTTTGTATAgtaaagcaaatttctccataagaaacaataaaAATATGAATAAGTCAGAGCCGTGACAAGGCAATAGTTTCGTAAGCACTTTGAACACAAAATCAAGCGCTACGCcaaactgtatatcaaacaaacataacaagggggtgatggatcaactattTCATAACAAAATTCAAAACAATATCACGAGTGGGCAGTGTCGACAACggtgtggatacttcctgaatgtttcaaaccaaacATCACCTGTCCCTAattttctttggactcatattgactTAGCAAAattagaaaaatgctgtaaaaaaataagtaaaataaaaaagacagAAAACAGTGCTATtgtgctgactgaatgagcaccaGAGTTCACTAAACCCTCCTGCGATGAATGTGCTgctgggcacaaaatggctgcgctgGGAGCCCATTAAAGTTTGTACaataaagcatatttttattcggtTCGAGGTTCTTATATCGAAAAGTACGTCCAATGAGGGGTTCCTAAATCGAGGTTCTACTGTAGTTGTAAGCAATGGCGACTGAAGTGACATCCACATTGTTGTTGCAGCTGGAACTAATGATTTTTCAAACAACGATCACTTTTATCGTCCATGTTGCTACCAAACCGGAAGAAAGGactttagcaaaagtgggctgtGTGATCCCGGAACGAGTCGAGGCAGAGGACAggcaagcatacttgccaaccctcccgattttcccaggagactcccgaatttcagtgcccctcccgaaaatctcccggggcaaccattctcccaatttccacccggacaacaatattcggggcgtgccttaaaggcactgccttttgcgtcctctctcacctaaaACCTTCACctcttaacagccgcatgctgtccaggcgtccgcttttcctccttataaacagcgtgccggcccagtcacataatgtagcattggacgggtttaacaaagGTCTTTACTCCAAGATGTTAAGAGATGCTGACACGTTGAATGATCTTTAAACTGGTTTTGATGATAACGTTAATTTCAagcacacatactcacacacaagtgaatgcaatgcattcttggtcaacagccatacatgtcacactgagggtggccgtataaacaactttaacactgttactaatatgtgccacactgtgaacccacaccaaacaagaatgactaacacatttcgggagaatatccgcaccgtaacccaacataaacacaacagaacaaatacccagaaccccttgcagcactaactcttccgggacgctacaataacatctacggcttttggagctcagtgcacaagtgcacacacaataagaaggagacgaagcagaagaacgaagaagagacatggcgacgacgagtaagaagaagaaatacgcttgcaagttccaaaatgattggaaaaaataatttcatttcatccaggacagctcgaaggggaaggggtatgctgcctgcacctcaaccccgaccccaatctcccgaattctgaggtctcaaggttggcaagtatgcaggcaAGAAGGAAAAGATGGTCCATGTCGCCGCTGGCGTGAAGCTAGATTTTTTTTGGCGGTGCACGTAAAGGTCAGCCGCAGGGGGAGGAGCCAGGTGGCGTCAGTCATGCAAGATAGCATATTTCAGCCTTAACTTGTGTTGACCTCGCTGCAAGTTTTGAGGCCTGATTGGAGCCGCCGTCTTGCACCTACATCATTTTGTTACTCTGTACTGTTTGCTGTAAATGTGATGCTCTATTAACACGTATTTATACATTACTACAGACTTAGGGACATTTTCTACTGGGGAAAAAGCATGATTgggcaagttttttttaaataatatatgtgAATATGTTGGGTCGCGTATGTTAAATGAGGAGCATGCAGGGTTTCACTCTAGAAGAAAAACTCTGACAGGCTTAGGGATAAGTTCATCGTATAAATTTCTGGGCACTAAATATAAGATGACCTGTCTATTTCAgactttttcaaggtaaaaaaagtcTTGTACTGTATCAGATTACTACAGTATTATGATGTGTGTACAGGTTTTGAGTTATATTTAAAAACCCTCTTGAGGACATTTGATTTCAATTATCTTCAAAGCCAAACGGGACCTAAAAGTCTGTTTTGGAAGGTCGTAAAAcgttacttttttgttttttacttttttgttttttactttttttgcttAAATGTCTTAAACGTCCATCTGAAATATCAAtatcaaacatgtaatgtttttttttttagattttgacctttttttaagATGGTCTGAAAGTTTTCAATTAGTAAAACAACTCATGTTATGCACATTTATACTAATTGAGAACTAACGTATgatcaaaaggaaaaaaaacattacatgtttggtaTTTTCGTTTAGGACTGAAGTTGATTTGtgcaaagaaagtaaaaaaaaatgtacctgaaaaatgggggacttttatgtcctgtttggctttgaggTATTGTTGAATAACTGACAGTGTATCATGCACCTGTGGAGGAAAAaattatcataaaaaaaaaataaagtccatccatccatccatcttcttccgcttatccgaggtcgggtcgcgggggcagcagcctaagcagagaagcccagacttccctctccccagccacttcgtccagctctttccgggggatcccgaggcgttcccaggccagccgggagacatagtcttcccaacgtgtcctgggtcttccccgtggcctcctaccggtcggacgtgccctaaacacctccctagggaggcgttcgggtggcatcctgatcagatgcccaaaccacctcatctggctcctccggATGTGGAGAGGAAAATAAAGCCCTCTTATGATAAATCCTGTATAATGGAATAACAAAATTGCCAATACATTTTGCTAAAAATTCTgattaatcattaaaaaaagcCCTCATGGGAAAAATCATGTGTaatatagagcagacctgggcaaactaaGGCCTGGGGGCCGCGCGCgggccgttaagcttttcaatctggcccaccggacattaaaaatattttttttagatcttgaagatggaaagtgtagctgccattatgatgtgcagtgatgttttcaaatgaccgtcagtcttgaactatacaaagtgtttcaatggttggaatctgtgcttttgcatgttatactagttactatggtaatctaattagttactatggtaatctaatcagttactatggtcatctaagtcagtggtccccaaccaccgggccgcggtccggtaccggtccgcacaagaaatttaaaaaaaaatatttttatttttttattaaatcaacataaaaaacacaatatatacattatatatcaatatagatcaatacagtctgcatgcatacagtccgtaagcacacatgattgtatttatgaaaaaaaccggcacccagacacattttttttctctaaatttggccccaagagtcaaaataattgcccagacctGATACAGAGTAACACAACAATTGCCAAAAGTTCTGCAAAAAAttactgaaaggacaaaaaagtcaCACTTTCTCCCCCCGGGGTAAATCTTACATTGGTGCCCCGAATACTTTTTGTGCGTCTTTTAAATGTGAAGTACTTGAGTAAATGTACTTAGTTACTGGAATGTGTTTTGTAACCtaccatgtttttgttttttttaaagaaatttacattaaaactgtaaaaaaaaaaaagtatatatatatatgagcgctAACCAAAATAGCCATTTTATTTTCTTTGTAATTGATGCACAGTGTGTGAAAATATGTTAAATGTAGCACTTTAGAATGTGACACAGGATGTCATTATCAGTCAGTCATTCCTCACATGGAAGGGACGTATCCTGTTATGGGATGGACGCTTGACCTTTAACCTGTTAAAAACAAACCTCTTGTACTACTGATCGgctgttactgtgtgtgtgtgtggacactgtAGAGATACGGTGATAAAATAATTATTGTGCAACCTTTACTCTTTCCTGTGTATTCTTTTCTCCGCACGTTTCCGAGCATGATCTTGAAAAAAGCTGACAAGTCATTCAGCAGCAAACGTGAGCAGTTGGACAATGGACGCTGCTATAAAGGTCATGATGGTTGTAGTTTTTGTCATTTTAGGGACAAGGTGCTTAAAAGTGTCCTACTTACAGACAGGGTGACACTTGTAACATTGCTTTTACTTTCATTTGTTCTCCCTCCGCAAGGACATGGTGTGATCTAGTGAGAAGAAAGTTGCAGATCCAGTGGCACATTGAAAGAAAACTGCACAAAGTATACTGAACAATGTGATACCGCAGGACTGGAAGGGCAAAGGGGAGGGGCCAATGGGAGTCTTGTGACATTATTTTGAAACCTTTGctccttttctttcttttttttatacagtAAATAAAAGGCTCCAGCACATTGCAAAGTGCAGCACAATCCGACATGTTATTGAAACACAAAGACATAGCTGGCCAGCAAGGGAAGGAAGTGAAGGCCTGGTGAAATCAGGTAAGCGTTTACATTTGAGATATTCAGCTAAATTGTTttagggccacatttccagaacgcTAAGGACCGGGGGCCAGACTTCTGCCTTCACTAATTTTTTGTATATACTGGCttaccagtgtcctctacagtagacatttggtctatttattttgtcggaGTTACATGAGCACCCTGCTGTTTCTAAGGattttctgcaaaaaagctagtcaaagatcatctttatGATAGCACGCTTGTGTTTTTAAgaaactgctgcaaaaatgtgtgtcTCTGACAAGTTTTTgaaaggacctaaaatggaaccttgaggaacaccactagtaaaaCTAAAGAAATTGTACAAATGACTACAGCAACATCTTGCGAAAGAATGTGTGACTGCCAAAAAAAGGGGAGGGCTTAATGGGGTGCCTTGCAGAATCACAGTGTTCTAAGTTTGCTAGCAAGTTTAAAATGTCAACGCAAGGATCTGCCGATGTGTTTAAGTGGTCCACGTTTCTCTAAATGAGGAGTTCTTAAcccttttgacctcggggcctaaCTTTTCTACTATACAGGGTCaactccaatattaacactggATTGGTAATCTCACTGTTGATTTTAATCCTATTTAATAATTAtacctaacctacttacagtttaccaccttgtcaaatgatatgaaaccatgtgttaatcacaaagatgatcatttatttaacacataaaccttaggcttgggtcaggctgattagaaaaataaataattatcaaatatactgcataaacttataaataactgacgaaaaaatacatttgcatacaattatgttgtgataAATTAAGCAAActgaattaataatgaatatgtttcttaacttagCTGTGTGAATGAAAAcacagtttcaccactttagtcataatttttgtgcttaaagaaacttctctatgactttagctccagacttcttctgtttgtttgatattgtcattactgccacaagtggtggaagagTGTATTGCAcctgagtactgctgcggcccatacggatcacagctgagaaacagatattttttttggCGGCCTTCGAGGTGGAGCCCgtggcccaacaatggttaaataaaacattgttctaTTCAACAGTTGCATTCAAgcgtttttaggaattttctgcaaaaatgtttgtctcccaagtttgggATGACGCCTATTAAATAGCCCTTGTTCCAATTATATGGATTTTcctaacttcttttttttctgtTACGTTGTCATGTCACTTCctctttgttgtttttaaaccACAAAAGCTTCCCTTTTTTTCAGTCAGTCTCGACAGCAGCTTCAGTCCTCCATGCAGCAGGCCATCATCAGCGTGTGGGTCCGAGACCCGCGCATCCAGAATAATGACTTCTGGCATGCATACATGGACTATGAAGTGTGCTTGCACGTGAGTACAATAAGAAGTAACTGTTTGACATGGCAGCCACTGATAGTTATGCTTCACTCAGCAGCGACAATGTGAATGTGTGCTTGTCTTCGTGAGCCCTGTGATTAGACGCACCTCCCGCCTctcagtcagctgggataggctccagctcaccagtGACCCTGAACAGGATAAGCAGTGGAAAATTGACTTTTTCTCGTCTTTTAGACGGACAGTGTGTTCTTTACCAGGAAGACATCGAGAGTGCGTAGGAGGTTCAGTGAGTTTGTGTGGCTCAGACAAAGGCTGCAAGCGAACTCCATGCTGATGTGAGTAGAAATGAGCAAAAATGTGCTCCGCTTCCCGTGTTTGCTCTGCTAAATGTTTCTTTTTACTTGTTGCTCTCAGGGCGCAACTGCCAGACCTGCCACCCAAGAACCCCTTCTTCAGTCTGAACAATGCCCAGCAGATCTCAGAGCGCATTGCGGGCCTCCAGAGGTTCTTGGAACAGTAAGAGTCACAAatattgccatctttttatttgttCCTGGGCCATTTACATCCCCACAaaataaaatgtagaaaacacggTATAATTTATGAAGGGAATTATCCTGCACATTGATCTGATGGCATatgtaataaatacaattgaaTTTGACTACCCTAAAcactggtgaaaaaaagttttgccTCTCCCCGCTTCCTttattacaaaatataattttttttacatatttgtgttaataataatgaaaaaataatgtattaaatTTACAGTATACAGAGCTTTTTTTCCACAGAGAACTGAAAACCTATCATTCATCCACtacacataaagttaaagtaccaatgattgtgtggcgaaattatcctctgcatttgacccatcacccttgatcaccccctgggaggtgaggggagcagtgagcagtagcggtgaccgcacccgggaatcatttttggtgatttaacccccaattccaacccttgatgctgagtgccaagcagggaggtaatgggtcccatttttatagtctttggtatgactcagccgggatttgaactcacaacctacaaatctcagggcggacattctaaccactaggccactgagtgatGGTGGTAATCTACATTATTCCTGATCCCGACTATACATTATAGATTAGATtctttataaaaacaaaaatacatatgAGTGTTCCAATACGACTTTtccacttccgatacaataccgatattggaacCTTGAGTGTTGGCCAATACCGACAGTATTTCGATACAACATTAACGAAAATTATAGTAATTActaagagaacaatggtaggtatgaaaacactaaccttatgacaaATGTATGCTTTTGAGGTATTTTGGTGAGACCTCGTGGTcagaataattcattaaattaagttAACGCAGTCAGCAGAATAAtgcagacatgtttgttactggatactttctaagacAAGACTCTGTATATGTAAgttatatgcaactataattattacttgtttatattgacaaacatGTCAGGTtttggactgcaatattgttcaattaaggacacttataacATACGTCTAatttgtgtgcttagttgttgtgtagctgtgaGCTCCTCATagcttatagcaggggtgtccaaactttttccactgagggccgcacacggaaaaattaaagcctgcgggggccattttgatagttttcattttcaaatcataacaaaatatatggattttgtttgttttttacctttagggctcccggggaccataaagggtctaagtcattaaaatgttaaaaacaagtcaaattattttttaattttttttaatttaacgcttacagtaaatctctacagtatatcaactttaggttgatataaaatttaaaaaaacaaaaaggttttatgccttttctgtcaagacaacattgttttttataataaaactgaaatatgcagtatttcccccactgcccaaaacattcagaaagcaatgtttgatgtgaactaattagagccttaaaaacatcaataatgcaagacaccattgatattaattcattgttatttttgagtaatcacagtgaaaagataaataaaatcccattaaatatatttaggatacaaaagttgccccactcataaagtgatacatttgtattagtttttttttactttcaacacttaagttacaagatcaacttcagatatatctgtcaattttacgtttgaactattattttgtttgttttatgctcttttgtcaaagaaaacgttgatgtttttgtatggcaaccacacaatatatgcaatattttccacataaaacattttaaagtgaaatatttgaaataattggagccttgaataggtcaataattcgttataacattgatttttttttttttaagcaatggcaaaaaaagaaaaataaagatagacaaaagaaaaaaagcagcctgcatggcagctttgtgtcaaccttGCaattttttctagttagatttcacctcattccactttttgtaatgtatatatatttttttgcaatagcatttccagaatgtgtggcgggccggtaaacaattagctgcgggccgcaaatggcccccgggccgcactttggacacccctggcttacagtATAGCTTACCAtgattaccttttgtaaatgacttgactaaaatagaagaaaacacCAATCTTGTGTGATAATTggcggacatttagatgttaactggctgttctACTTTGctcaagtgaacacgctgcaggacttcttgtaccGGAACTTGTATGGGACAATTAAATGCAAGCCGgtatcatccgatacttgttgTTTTGCTGATTTCAGACCGATAAACgttatcaatatcggatcgggataGTCCTAGTATATTTAATAAACCATCTGgggacatccattttctactgctttgtccctttcggggtcgggggggtgctggagcctatctcagctgcattcgggcggaagggacattacattttaattatCTTCAAAGCCACACAGACATAAAAGTCCTTAAGTTTTTGAAGGACGTAAAAATGTTTTGGCTTCATTTTtttaattctgtttttgtttttttacctttttagctCAAATTTCTCAAACTTCAGTCCTAATCAAAAATAACAATTGAAATGAATTTGGAACCTTTTGAAGGACTTTTGATCTGATAATGTCACAGGTTTAAGATAGTAAAATTAATGCTGCGTTCAATTTATTTGGGAAGTGGGACGTCGGAGCTGAGAATGACGTCACTGCCGAGTAGAACGCGTTCCAGTTACAAAGTTGAAAATCAAGATGGCCAAATTTACACTACAGTGACGTTACCATATataaatgtaaaacaatacaTTGTATATAGTTGATTTACTGCGACAAAAACGAATCAGAAGTGCAAATACTGGTTATTCTAGAAGCAGATATCATTgttcgaaggtcctgggttcaatcccgggctcgagatctttctgtgtggcgtttgcatgttctccccgtgactgcgtgggttccctccgggtactccggcttcctcccacctccaaagacatgcacctggggataggttgattggcaacactaaattggccctagtgtgtgaatgtgagtgtgaatgttgtctgtctatctgtgttggccctgcgatgaggtggcgacttgtccagggtgtaccccgccttccgccgtgtgcagctgagataggctccagcaccccccgcgaccccgaaagggacaagcggtagaaaatggatggatatcattgtttacatccagagccgCCATCTTTGAAACAAACTCGGGGGTGATAGGAATTCTCCGACATTTTCGAATTGGTATTCGAGAGGCATTCAAGTTGAAATTATGACAAGGAACTCGGAAATtctgacttcccagtacaaatggaaagCGCTGTAATTCTAATTGAAAACCGGGACATCAGTTGATCAAAAGGCCCTCAAAgggttcaaataaaataataccAATTGGACATAGAAAATGTAATTTGAAAAACCCTCATAAGAAAAAGGATGTACAATGGaggaacacaacaaaaatgatggCCAAGGTACAGCAAACGTTTGCTGAATAAACCTGAGGGTTCAATTCTCACTGTAGTCAAGTCCCTGCGGTTTCACCCAGTCCTGTTACCCTCACACATTACCCACTctgattatatatattataagccACGTGGTCCACataggaagttgcatcattcagtTCTTCTGTAGGCCATGGGAAGGCCCAAAATAAAAAGACGTTGAAATCTTagcacagtcctgttacctatttttttgtgtcatttgttttatttttcttaatattTATATAATACTGTGCCTGGTGTCAATATGCTAATCTTTAAAATGCCATGTGGTTATATTTCATATAAAGTAGTTTCTAATTCTAGTTCTAAAACTCATACTTGTTACTTTTAATCATGCTATTCAAAATGAGTCCACTTCAACTTAGGAACCTTGTATGAAGATAAAATAATGTTGAGATGACAGATGTGGgccaatatacattttaaatggcTTAATATTAGATTTAgacttttaaaaataatttatttgaagATAATTTCGAGCACTGATTGGGTAAAGTGTACCTCCTGCTAATGTTTCACTATCCTCTCATCCAGGATCCTGCAGAGTCCTCTGCTGCTGTCTGACAGCTGCCTGCACCTTTTCCTGCAGTCCCAGCTCAGCGTGGCCAAGATGGAGGAGTGTGCTGCAGGAAGGACACATTACTCTGTGGCCCAGGCGGTCCAGTGCTGCGGAATCAGGAGGTTTCTATCACAAGAGGACTTACAGAAGGACTCGAGTATGTCGGGCGACTCCGACTCAGACAGGTATCACTTTACAGTACTTTGGCTACACGCCACATGTACACACTTGTTTTCCACTTCAAGTTGAAATATTTCCACTTCTCCTATCTGGGGATTTTTGTGACCTCAATGACGCAATAAGATAAAGTCCAATGTCTAGTTTTAAACAACCTTGCATTTCTTTGAATTGACAATGTGTTTCCCACAGGAAATAACAAAAGAAGAATTTGTGTTCCAAAAACAAACTATTTCTATCATAAAACCTTTTTAAACAAACTGTACAAGCAATGTTTGAAGACACAAACCAACTTTTCACCAGTCATATCAGTGTAAAAGAAGTTAAAACAATGCTAATACAGTGGAACCCGCTTATGTTGATGCCCCTCGGACTGATTGACTGATGTCGTTTTCGACGTAATGAAAATGGAAACCAAATCTAGCCATTGTTTATACTTTTACAGAAATATAAGAAGAATAGAGGAcaataaaacatattattttgtaGCGGTGCTCCTAAAAATAGATTCACATCCCAATTCAGAATTCTCGAAaatcgatatacatttttttacaagtatatatatatatatatatatatatatatatatatatatatatatataatatatatatatatatatatatatatatatatatacacacatatatacatatatatatatatacatacagtacaggccaaaagtttggacacaccttctcatttcaatgcattttctttattttcatgactatttacattgtagattgtcactgaaggcatcaaaactatgacacctgtgaagtgaaaaccatttcaggtgactacctcttgaagctcatcgagagaatgccaagagtgtgcaaagcagtaatcagagcaaagggtggctattttgaagaaactagaatataaaccatgttttcagttatttcacctttttatgttaagtacataactccacatgtgttcagtcatagttttgatgccttcagtgacaatctacaatgtaaatagtcatgaaaataaagagaacgcaatgaatgaaaaggtgtgtccaaacttttggcctgtactgtgtatattttGTCCctgcatttttatttaattttaaagtaTACATTTTATGGATTAAAAACTATTATtgacattaatattattatttttccttatatcattttttttgtttcttttttttgttttgtatttaataAGAATTGTATTAGTATGTtttctcaattgctttgtaaatg containing:
- the snx10b gene encoding sorting nexin-10B, with translation MQQAIISVWVRDPRIQNNDFWHAYMDYEVCLHTDSVFFTRKTSRVRRRFSEFVWLRQRLQANSMLMAQLPDLPPKNPFFSLNNAQQISERIAGLQRFLEQILQSPLLLSDSCLHLFLQSQLSVAKMEECAAGRTHYSVAQAVQCCGIRRFLSQEDLQKDSSMSGDSDSDSSECRDVEGQINKASSDLMETKQERSVCPSSVSP